The Oxobacter pfennigii genome has a window encoding:
- a CDS encoding cytochrome c oxidase assembly factor Coa1 family protein, with amino-acid sequence MLFNKKNQRTGDRLAGTAVVKLTEDSKHSEDEAIEKYNAYIGQQKDDGASCLKIIVIIIAIGILFFCTLFFGIISLIKSSSAYKEAIYQIQNNEKVLEQTGNIEGYGFFPTGSVSTNNGVGNAEFVIKVKGSNKDVYVHTVLSKFLGSKWRIVSLEVLE; translated from the coding sequence ATGCTTTTTAACAAAAAGAATCAAAGAACAGGGGATAGACTTGCAGGAACAGCAGTTGTAAAATTGACAGAAGACAGCAAACATAGCGAAGATGAGGCCATTGAAAAATATAATGCATACATCGGCCAGCAAAAAGATGATGGAGCGTCATGCTTAAAAATAATTGTTATTATAATTGCCATTGGTATATTATTTTTCTGCACCCTCTTTTTTGGCATTATATCATTAATTAAGAGCAGCAGTGCATATAAAGAAGCCATTTATCAGATTCAAAATAATGAAAAGGTACTGGAGCAAACAGGGAATATTGAAGGTTATGGATTTTTCCCAACTGGTTCAGTCTCAACAAATAATGGAGTGGGCAATGCTGAATTTGTTATTAAAGTTAAAGGAAGCAATAAAGATGTTTATGTTCATACAGTATTATCGAAATTCCTCGGAAGCAAATGGAGGATAGTAAGCTTGGAAGTCCTGGAATAG
- a CDS encoding D-alanyl-D-alanine carboxypeptidase family protein yields MKGLLKKSIMYMLVSLFLLTAVLPHEALAAPANTLGLKAESAILVDADTGRILYQYKQDAPLHPASMTKMMTEYLLFEAIKENKISWDQETSISDFVYQISQNRALSNVPLRKDQKYTVRELYESMAIYSANGSTIALAELIAGSETNFVKMMNEKGAEMGLTDFKFVNSTGLNNEDLLGQHPEGTDGNEENVMSAKATATLAYHLLKDYPEVLNTSSIPVKKFREGTTDEIQMDNWNWMIPGTMYGVYDYPGVDGLKTGSTDLGGNSFTATAKKNDMRIIAVIMKTSSKLERFAETKRLLDYAFNNFEKKELFPAGYSIEGNSTLPVVKGKEKNVGVVTRDPFTMIIKKGEEDQFEPSYDLDPAVLKDGSLTAPLEKDQVMGSIALTYKGEEDYGYLTEAIRIMNEPVIVTASEVKKANWLVLLFRAIGEFFSGLLKSNK; encoded by the coding sequence ATGAAGGGACTACTGAAGAAGAGCATTATGTATATGCTTGTATCACTGTTTTTGTTGACGGCAGTACTGCCTCATGAGGCTTTGGCCGCTCCAGCAAATACTCTTGGTTTAAAGGCTGAATCGGCCATTTTGGTGGATGCTGATACAGGAAGGATTTTGTATCAATATAAGCAGGATGCTCCACTTCATCCTGCCAGCATGACGAAGATGATGACAGAGTATCTGCTCTTTGAAGCAATTAAGGAAAATAAGATATCTTGGGATCAGGAAACTTCTATCAGTGACTTTGTTTATCAAATATCTCAGAACAGAGCATTGTCAAATGTGCCATTAAGAAAAGATCAAAAATATACCGTGCGAGAGCTTTATGAATCAATGGCCATTTATTCCGCCAACGGTTCAACCATAGCATTGGCGGAATTAATTGCAGGCTCTGAGACCAATTTTGTTAAAATGATGAATGAAAAAGGTGCCGAAATGGGACTTACGGATTTTAAATTTGTCAATTCCACAGGGTTAAATAACGAGGACCTCTTAGGACAGCATCCTGAGGGCACCGATGGCAATGAAGAAAATGTAATGTCCGCTAAAGCTACTGCTACTCTTGCATATCATTTGTTGAAGGATTATCCCGAAGTTTTGAATACCTCCAGCATTCCCGTTAAGAAATTCCGCGAAGGAACAACGGATGAAATTCAAATGGATAACTGGAACTGGATGATTCCCGGCACCATGTATGGAGTATATGACTATCCTGGAGTGGATGGCTTAAAAACCGGCTCCACAGACTTAGGCGGAAATTCATTTACTGCAACGGCAAAGAAAAACGATATGCGTATCATTGCTGTAATAATGAAAACCAGCTCTAAGCTTGAACGTTTTGCCGAAACAAAAAGGCTTTTAGATTATGCATTTAACAATTTTGAGAAAAAGGAGCTTTTTCCTGCAGGATACAGCATAGAAGGTAATTCTACATTACCTGTTGTTAAAGGCAAGGAAAAAAACGTAGGTGTTGTAACCAGGGATCCTTTTACAATGATTATTAAAAAAGGCGAAGAAGATCAATTTGAGCCTTCTTATGATTTAGACCCGGCGGTTTTAAAAGACGGCTCTTTGACAGCACCCCTTGAAAAAGACCAGGTTATGGGTTCCATTGCGCTTACATATAAAGGAGAAGAAGACTACGGTTATCTTACCGAGGCTATAAGGATTATGAATGAACCGGTAATAGTAACGGCAAGCGAGGTCAAAAAAGCCAACTGGCTGGTGCTTTTATTCAGAGCAATCGGTGAATTCTTTTCCGGCTTATTAAAAAGCAATAAATAA
- a CDS encoding DUF3189 family protein, protein MIVIYHDIGGTHSSVIAANMHLNRIPMDYVPDKNVLLNLPGFDRLEKYQWGHIIYRGEDEYGAKVYTLCRQYKPEIVVPAVTDMYLLLKGTVKGLYMVNTTPTVNWIMGIGGYSSRVLGFVPFGRPIVTYGALIAYPKISKVVKELKNKMRSELDTAMP, encoded by the coding sequence ATGATTGTAATTTACCATGACATAGGAGGTACCCACTCTTCAGTAATTGCTGCCAATATGCATTTAAACAGGATACCTATGGATTATGTTCCGGATAAAAATGTATTGCTTAACCTTCCCGGATTTGACAGGCTGGAAAAATATCAGTGGGGACATATTATATATCGCGGAGAAGATGAATATGGGGCAAAGGTGTATACTCTTTGCAGGCAATACAAGCCGGAAATTGTTGTTCCGGCGGTTACAGATATGTATTTGCTTTTAAAAGGAACAGTCAAGGGCTTGTATATGGTAAATACCACTCCCACAGTAAACTGGATAATGGGGATTGGCGGATATTCATCAAGAGTTCTGGGATTTGTTCCATTTGGAAGACCTATTGTAACTTACGGAGCCCTCATTGCATATCCGAAGATTTCAAAGGTTGTAAAAGAACTTAAAAACAAAATGAGGTCCGAACTTGACACGGCAATGCCGTAA
- a CDS encoding aminoglycoside phosphotransferase family protein has translation MTPLTEKTALDIIHSVFHKKVNIKAVGNHELNRHLVYHVTDENNLSVIFKIYFIKNRANREVASLKLLSKSSVKCPELIDYRIINNEIDWIMIEYLEGQLFEQAKKNISDDSVHSIFEGMGEELGKIHSFKTFDFFGNWDENCKSFDNIKSYKERFIALAESCIEDMLPKTPEQQSLFDKAINKLRSNYDLMDDITEARLCHNDYNGRNILVKAQGNSWSLSGIIDFEQCLPGNKDVDIALLHHDYFLYNKDYEKAFLKGYNKYCSIDESFYKRLDYYFLFMGIYICSWAYKSAPSYYEEGLRLLSLYGL, from the coding sequence ATGACTCCTCTTACGGAAAAAACTGCCCTTGATATTATACACTCTGTTTTTCATAAAAAAGTTAACATTAAAGCCGTGGGAAATCATGAGCTTAATAGACATCTTGTTTATCATGTTACTGACGAAAATAACCTTTCAGTTATATTCAAAATATATTTTATTAAAAACAGAGCCAACAGGGAGGTTGCCTCTTTAAAGCTATTATCAAAGAGTTCTGTAAAATGCCCTGAACTCATTGATTACAGAATAATAAATAATGAAATTGACTGGATCATGATTGAATATCTCGAGGGTCAATTGTTTGAACAGGCAAAAAAAAATATAAGTGATGATTCTGTTCATAGCATTTTTGAAGGTATGGGAGAAGAGTTGGGTAAAATACACAGCTTTAAAACCTTTGATTTTTTTGGAAATTGGGATGAGAACTGCAAAAGCTTTGATAATATAAAAAGCTATAAAGAACGCTTTATAGCTTTGGCTGAAAGCTGCATAGAAGATATGCTGCCTAAAACGCCTGAACAGCAGTCTTTATTTGATAAAGCCATAAATAAATTGAGAAGCAATTATGATTTGATGGATGATATCACGGAAGCCCGCCTTTGCCACAACGATTATAACGGCAGGAACATACTTGTTAAAGCTCAAGGAAACTCATGGTCTTTAAGCGGTATTATCGATTTTGAACAATGCCTTCCGGGAAATAAGGATGTTGATATTGCATTGCTACATCATGATTATTTTCTCTATAATAAGGATTATGAAAAAGCTTTCTTAAAAGGCTACAATAAATATTGTTCTATTGATGAAAGCTTTTATAAAAGGCTTGATTATTATTTTCTTTTCATGGGTATATACATCTGCAGCTGGGCATATAAATCAGCCCCCTCATATTATGAGGAGGGCTTAAGGCTTCTTTCTCTATACGGATTATAA
- a CDS encoding nicotinate phosphoribosyltransferase — protein sequence MHKIDFREKRNLTMLTDFYELTMANGYFENGLKDKIAYFDMFFREVPDDGGFAIMAGVEQLMDYLKSIKFEDEDIDYLKSKNIFSSGFLEYLKNFSFSCDVWAVPEGTPIFPNEPILIVKGPIIEAQFIETMVLLTINHQSLIATKTNRIVRAAQGRPIMEFGSRRAQGYDGAILGARAAYIGGCSGTACTITDRDFGIPALGTMAHSWVQSFPTELDAFRAYARIYPSNCTILVDTYNVLKSGIPNAIKVFEEEIIPRGFRPAGIRIDSGDITYLSNIARKMLDNAGFKDCKIVASNSLDEYVIRDILIQGAKVDIFGVGERLITSKSEPVFGGVYKLAAVEEDGKIVSKIKVSENVAKITNPSFKKVYRLFRRDTGKAIADVITLADEVIDDTKPYEIFDPVHTWKKQVVTNFHAKPLHEKIFEKGRCIYESPNLKYISEYCRDQIDTLWEEVLRFENPHKYYVDLSRPLWEIKQKLLQEYSY from the coding sequence ATGCATAAGATTGACTTCAGGGAAAAAAGAAATCTTACAATGCTGACTGATTTTTATGAGCTGACCATGGCAAACGGTTATTTTGAAAACGGTTTAAAGGATAAGATAGCGTATTTTGATATGTTTTTTCGCGAAGTTCCTGATGATGGAGGATTTGCCATCATGGCGGGGGTGGAACAGCTAATGGATTATCTTAAAAGTATAAAATTTGAAGATGAAGATATAGACTACTTAAAATCTAAAAATATATTTTCTTCGGGATTTTTGGAATACTTAAAGAATTTCAGTTTCAGCTGCGACGTATGGGCAGTTCCTGAAGGAACCCCAATATTTCCCAATGAACCAATATTGATTGTCAAGGGCCCTATTATAGAAGCTCAGTTTATTGAAACTATGGTGCTTCTGACTATAAACCACCAAAGCCTCATTGCTACAAAAACAAACAGGATAGTAAGAGCCGCCCAGGGCAGGCCTATCATGGAGTTTGGATCAAGAAGGGCTCAAGGATATGACGGAGCAATACTCGGAGCCAGAGCCGCATATATAGGAGGCTGCAGCGGTACCGCCTGCACGATAACCGACAGAGATTTCGGAATCCCGGCATTAGGCACCATGGCACACAGCTGGGTGCAGTCCTTTCCCACCGAACTTGACGCTTTCAGAGCCTACGCCAGAATATATCCTTCGAATTGTACAATATTAGTAGATACCTACAATGTTCTAAAATCGGGAATACCAAATGCTATAAAGGTATTTGAAGAAGAAATAATTCCAAGAGGATTCAGACCCGCAGGAATCAGAATTGACAGCGGGGATATTACTTATCTTTCAAATATAGCCAGAAAAATGCTTGATAATGCAGGCTTTAAGGATTGCAAAATAGTAGCTTCAAATTCTCTTGATGAATACGTAATAAGAGATATATTAATCCAGGGCGCAAAGGTAGACATTTTCGGGGTTGGTGAAAGGCTTATTACTTCAAAATCCGAACCGGTTTTCGGAGGAGTATATAAGCTGGCGGCAGTTGAAGAGGACGGTAAAATAGTATCCAAAATTAAAGTAAGTGAAAACGTTGCTAAAATTACAAACCCATCGTTCAAGAAAGTATACAGGCTTTTCAGAAGGGATACCGGAAAGGCAATTGCGGACGTTATTACCCTTGCAGATGAGGTCATTGATGATACAAAGCCATATGAGATTTTTGACCCTGTTCATACGTGGAAAAAGCAGGTTGTTACTAACTTTCACGCCAAGCCGCTCCATGAAAAGATTTTTGAAAAGGGAAGATGCATATATGAGAGTCCCAATTTAAAATATATCAGCGAATACTGCCGGGATCAGATTGATACCTTATGGGAAGAGGTATTGAGGTTTGAAAATCCTCACAAATATTATGTGGATCTCTCAAGGCCATTATGGGAGATAAAGCAAAAACTCTTACAGGAGTATTCATATTAA
- the ilvA gene encoding threonine ammonia-lyase — protein sequence MVTPIKDETQKSKPKLKFDDINMAMENLKGIVHKTELIYSEIFSTEFNNHVYIKPENLQTTGSFKIRGAYNKICRLSPKERERGLISSSAGNHAQGVAYAAKRLGVKATIVMPAMTPLIKIEATRKYGAQVVLHGDFYDEAYSKARELEKEEGYTFIHPFDDLDVIAGQGTIAIEILEELKNADAILVPVGGGGLISGVAVAAKSIKPDIKIIGVEPEGAMAMKLSLDNDKLISLDTVKTIADGVAVKRPGDITFSIIRDYVDEIVTVTDFEVMEAFLILMEKHKIIGESSGVLSLAGLKKIREKGKNIVCLVSGGNIDVVTVSSMINRGLVSRGRLLCFSVELTDRPGELQKIAEVLAKLNANIIKLDHNQFKTFDRFNQVQLEVTVETNGHGHIDQIISTVERMGYSVIRIY from the coding sequence ATGGTAACTCCAATTAAGGACGAAACGCAAAAATCAAAGCCGAAGCTTAAATTTGATGATATAAATATGGCCATGGAAAATCTCAAGGGTATAGTCCACAAGACTGAACTCATATACAGTGAAATATTCAGCACCGAATTCAATAACCATGTGTATATTAAACCCGAAAACCTGCAGACTACCGGCTCCTTTAAAATACGAGGAGCCTATAATAAAATTTGCAGGCTTTCTCCCAAGGAAAGAGAAAGGGGACTCATTTCCTCTTCAGCAGGAAACCATGCTCAAGGAGTGGCATACGCTGCTAAAAGATTAGGAGTCAAGGCCACCATAGTCATGCCTGCTATGACACCCTTAATCAAGATTGAGGCAACCAGAAAATACGGTGCTCAAGTTGTGCTGCACGGGGATTTTTACGACGAGGCTTATTCGAAGGCCAGGGAGCTGGAAAAGGAGGAAGGATATACTTTTATCCATCCTTTTGATGATTTGGATGTAATTGCAGGTCAGGGGACAATAGCAATTGAAATATTGGAGGAGCTTAAAAATGCTGATGCTATACTGGTACCCGTAGGCGGAGGCGGTTTAATAAGCGGCGTAGCCGTAGCTGCAAAATCCATAAAGCCGGATATAAAAATAATCGGCGTGGAGCCGGAAGGCGCAATGGCAATGAAATTATCATTAGACAATGATAAGCTTATAAGCCTGGATACGGTTAAGACCATAGCCGACGGCGTGGCAGTTAAGAGGCCAGGAGACATCACATTTTCAATAATAAGGGATTATGTTGATGAGATTGTTACCGTCACCGATTTTGAGGTGATGGAGGCATTTTTAATACTTATGGAAAAGCATAAAATAATAGGCGAAAGCTCAGGAGTATTATCTCTTGCAGGGCTGAAGAAGATCAGGGAAAAGGGAAAAAACATAGTTTGTTTGGTAAGCGGCGGCAATATAGATGTCGTTACTGTATCCTCAATGATAAACAGAGGACTTGTATCAAGAGGAAGGCTTTTATGCTTTTCTGTGGAATTGACAGACAGGCCTGGAGAGCTTCAAAAAATTGCTGAAGTTTTGGCAAAGCTTAATGCAAATATTATAAAGCTTGACCATAATCAGTTTAAAACCTTTGACAGGTTTAATCAGGTACAGCTTGAAGTAACGGTGGAAACCAACGGGCACGGTCATATAGACCAGATTATTTCAACGGTGGAAAGAATGGGATACAGCGTCATAAGAATATATTAA
- a CDS encoding ATP-binding protein, which produces MKNSNAQTIELYSKHLKLPTFNNYDKVIRQLENTKSYEDFLLALMKMELDSWMESSQKRKIKAANFPYVKTIDELDFSCFEHITESFIYELASCNFISKRQNIVMIGNPGTGKTHLSIALSVKACMQGMNVKFYTAANLSNELIEAQEYKKLIKLERQISKADLLIIDELSYLTFNRHQSELLFKVIADRAERPQCDCIYKPQIF; this is translated from the coding sequence ATGAAAAACAGCAACGCTCAGACTATTGAACTGTATTCCAAGCATTTAAAGCTGCCCACATTTAATAATTATGATAAAGTAATACGCCAATTAGAAAACACCAAAAGCTATGAAGATTTTCTCTTGGCTCTCATGAAAATGGAGCTTGATTCCTGGATGGAAAGCAGCCAAAAACGCAAAATTAAGGCAGCGAATTTCCCGTATGTAAAAACTATTGATGAACTTGATTTTAGTTGTTTTGAACACATTACGGAATCTTTTATTTATGAACTTGCCAGCTGTAATTTTATTAGTAAAAGGCAAAATATCGTAATGATTGGCAACCCTGGTACGGGTAAAACCCATCTTAGTATAGCCCTTAGCGTTAAAGCCTGTATGCAAGGCATGAATGTAAAATTTTACACAGCAGCAAATCTATCAAATGAGCTGATTGAAGCTCAGGAATACAAAAAGCTTATTAAACTGGAACGACAGATATCCAAAGCTGACTTACTGATTATTGATGAGTTAAGCTATCTTACTTTTAATCGGCATCAATCAGAATTATTATTTAAAGTCATTGCAGACAGAGCTGAACGCCCTCAGTGTGATTGTATCTACAAACCTCAAATTTTCTGA
- a CDS encoding NfeD family protein: MGSILFWLIISIAALIADIITSSFFLSGFTVGGIFALLAKVLKIGFTGQIMVFAIVSSIAIAGEYYWLKKKLNKTIPKTNKMEEEYIGRIMTANEDIGDKGRIKIDGIYWAAENDGESIRIGDKFEVTGIKGNRMIVKKVV; encoded by the coding sequence ATGGGGTCAATATTGTTTTGGCTGATAATTTCAATTGCAGCACTGATAGCTGACATAATAACAAGCAGCTTCTTTCTTTCGGGGTTCACTGTCGGCGGTATTTTTGCTTTGCTGGCAAAGGTGCTTAAGATAGGCTTTACCGGACAGATAATGGTATTCGCTATCGTAAGTTCTATAGCCATAGCTGGTGAATATTATTGGCTGAAGAAAAAGCTTAATAAGACCATACCTAAGACAAATAAGATGGAAGAAGAATACATCGGCAGAATAATGACTGCCAATGAAGACATTGGAGATAAAGGAAGAATAAAAATTGACGGTATATACTGGGCTGCCGAAAATGATGGAGAATCCATACGTATAGGAGATAAGTTTGAGGTTACCGGTATAAAAGGTAACAGGATGATTGTAAAGAAGGTGGTTTAG
- the tadA gene encoding tRNA adenosine(34) deaminase TadA: MKLALDEASEAYKQDEVPIGAVIVRNGIVISKAHNLREVLKDPTAHAEILAIKKASETLDAWRLLDCDLYVTIEPCPMCAGAIVQARIKRLIFGAKDPKAGACGSVMDVIGNTKLNHKVEVTSGIMESECSNIMKDYFKRKRI; the protein is encoded by the coding sequence ATGAAACTGGCACTGGATGAAGCCTCTGAAGCTTATAAACAAGACGAGGTTCCAATTGGCGCTGTTATAGTCAGAAATGGAATTGTTATTTCCAAAGCTCATAATCTAAGAGAAGTATTAAAAGATCCAACCGCCCATGCAGAAATACTGGCTATAAAAAAAGCTTCCGAAACCCTTGATGCGTGGCGGCTGTTAGATTGTGACCTCTATGTAACAATAGAGCCATGTCCAATGTGTGCCGGTGCTATAGTGCAGGCACGAATAAAAAGGCTTATTTTTGGAGCAAAAGACCCAAAAGCCGGAGCCTGCGGCTCCGTAATGGACGTAATAGGTAATACAAAACTAAATCACAAAGTGGAAGTAACATCCGGAATTATGGAAAGCGAATGCAGTAATATAATGAAGGATTATTTTAAGAGAAAGCGAATCTAA
- a CDS encoding SPFH domain-containing protein translates to MLGFVLTVLLGGLVLVLLFSSIKVVNTGYLFVVERFGQFYKVLEPGWHILIPFVDFVRKRISTKQQILDIEPQSVITKDNVKISIDNVIFYKIMNARDAVYNIEDFTSGIVYSTITNMRNIVGNMSLDEVLSGRDMINSELLKVVDEITDAYGIKILSVEIKNIIPPAEIQQAMEKQMRAERDKRAAILQAEGEKQAAIAIAEGDKQSKILQAEAEKEANIRRAEGLKESQLLEAEGKAKAMEEIAKAQADAIEVVNKAIIESGTNEAVIALKQIEALTEMAKNPANKLIIPTEAVSSLGSIAAAAEMLKSGK, encoded by the coding sequence ATGTTAGGATTTGTTCTTACTGTATTGCTTGGCGGACTGGTTTTAGTATTACTATTCTCATCAATTAAAGTTGTAAATACCGGATATTTGTTTGTGGTTGAAAGATTCGGACAGTTTTATAAAGTATTGGAGCCGGGATGGCATATATTAATTCCATTTGTAGATTTTGTGAGAAAAAGGATTTCCACTAAGCAGCAGATTCTTGATATTGAGCCCCAGAGCGTTATTACAAAGGATAATGTTAAAATATCCATTGATAATGTAATATTCTATAAAATCATGAATGCAAGGGATGCAGTATATAATATAGAAGATTTTACATCGGGTATAGTCTATTCGACAATTACAAACATGAGAAACATCGTGGGAAACATGTCATTGGACGAAGTATTGTCAGGTAGGGACATGATAAACTCTGAACTTTTAAAAGTAGTAGATGAGATAACAGATGCATATGGCATTAAAATTCTTTCAGTTGAAATTAAAAATATCATACCTCCTGCAGAAATTCAGCAGGCTATGGAAAAACAGATGAGGGCAGAAAGGGATAAACGTGCAGCTATACTGCAGGCTGAAGGTGAGAAACAAGCGGCCATTGCCATAGCTGAAGGAGATAAGCAGTCAAAGATACTGCAGGCGGAAGCCGAAAAGGAAGCCAATATAAGGCGGGCAGAAGGCTTGAAGGAATCACAGCTGCTTGAAGCCGAAGGTAAGGCAAAAGCCATGGAGGAAATTGCAAAAGCCCAGGCTGATGCAATAGAAGTGGTAAACAAAGCTATAATAGAGTCAGGCACAAATGAGGCAGTAATCGCATTAAAACAGATAGAAGCATTGACAGAAATGGCTAAAAATCCGGCAAATAAGCTCATCATACCTACAGAAGCAGTATCATCCCTGGGGAGCATTGCAGCTGCCGCTGAAATGCTGAAGTCAGGAAAGTAA
- a CDS encoding sensor histidine kinase yields MKGHRIYKKKPDRFLNKKIICRDTSAQSYNQYKLLIDLSPMAIIVHDSKTILLANPAAVRLVGAKAFQKLEGLSISDFVHIDYHQLAQVRLDEIVETQRYVPPVEEKLIRLDGSTVDVEITTAYFPYENKDAFLAMIKDIGVQKKAIKYEQENIENMRILNETIEFDRIKTEFFANISHELRTPLNVLFSSVQLLDFYHRSEKIQSDEYDLSKQLKIMTQNCYRLLKLLNNLIDITKIDSGYIQLKLEYCNIISVVEDITMSVVELAEENNISLLFDTDVEEKYMACDSRKIERIILNLLSNAIKFTNAGGSIIVNIHDKGNSVVISIKDTGIGIPHDKLNIIFERFRQVDRLLTRQREGTGIGLSIVKSLVEMHGGTINVHSKYGKGSEFIIELPANIPTDTAGISDDKFANNMQDNIEQINIEFSDIETGYTKNR; encoded by the coding sequence ATGAAGGGCCATAGGATATACAAAAAAAAACCGGACAGATTTTTGAATAAAAAGATAATATGCAGGGATACCTCTGCACAGTCATATAATCAATACAAGCTTCTTATTGATTTGTCTCCAATGGCTATAATTGTTCATGATTCTAAAACTATATTATTGGCAAACCCGGCTGCAGTAAGACTTGTAGGAGCCAAAGCCTTCCAAAAGCTTGAGGGTCTGAGTATCTCGGATTTTGTGCATATCGATTATCATCAGTTGGCACAGGTACGATTGGATGAAATTGTTGAAACCCAGAGATATGTGCCGCCTGTTGAAGAAAAACTTATTCGTTTGGATGGCTCAACAGTTGATGTAGAAATTACGACAGCCTATTTTCCCTATGAAAACAAGGATGCTTTTTTAGCCATGATCAAGGATATCGGAGTGCAAAAAAAAGCTATAAAATATGAACAGGAAAATATTGAAAATATGAGAATTCTTAATGAGACTATTGAGTTTGATAGGATAAAAACCGAGTTTTTTGCAAATATTTCTCATGAATTAAGAACTCCCCTTAATGTTCTTTTCAGTTCTGTGCAGCTTCTGGATTTTTATCACAGGTCTGAAAAAATACAAAGCGATGAGTACGACTTATCAAAGCAGTTAAAAATTATGACTCAGAACTGCTACAGGCTTTTAAAGCTTTTAAACAATCTTATAGATATTACCAAGATAGATTCAGGTTATATTCAGCTCAAGCTTGAATACTGCAATATTATAAGCGTTGTGGAAGATATAACCATGTCCGTAGTTGAGCTTGCTGAAGAAAATAATATTTCTCTGTTATTTGATACCGATGTGGAAGAAAAATATATGGCTTGTGATTCCAGAAAAATAGAGAGAATAATATTAAACCTTCTTTCGAATGCGATTAAATTTACAAATGCCGGAGGAAGTATAATAGTAAATATTCATGATAAAGGAAATTCTGTTGTAATTTCAATTAAGGATACTGGCATTGGAATTCCACATGACAAGCTTAATATCATATTTGAACGCTTCAGACAGGTAGACAGGCTGTTAACTCGGCAGCGTGAAGGGACAGGCATAGGCTTATCCATAGTTAAATCCCTTGTAGAAATGCATGGAGGCACCATAAATGTGCACAGTAAATACGGGAAGGGGAGTGAATTTATAATTGAACTTCCTGCAAACATACCCACTGATACCGCCGGCATATCTGATGATAAATTTGCAAACAATATGCAGGATAATATAGAACAGATCAATATCGAGTTTTCTGACATAGAAACAGGATATACCAAAAACCGATAA
- a CDS encoding DUF1836 domain-containing protein, whose amino-acid sequence MKLEKSDLMKIINDMSLLDDIEISKIPDIDLYMEQLTSFFDDKLGHLKRGSEDKILTKTMINNYTKLGILMPSKNKKYSKRHMILLILIYYLKQILSINDIHTIMAPILNNISTEEDDLIPLEDIYSTILEIKKKEFEKYYDVFDDKYKLIKEKTKTLSSENKDLAELFLVILILVAQADAQKRLAEKLIDKYFNS is encoded by the coding sequence ATGAAGCTGGAAAAAAGCGATTTAATGAAGATAATAAATGATATGTCATTGCTTGATGATATTGAAATCTCCAAAATTCCGGATATAGATCTTTATATGGAACAGCTTACATCCTTTTTTGATGATAAATTGGGTCATTTGAAGAGGGGCAGCGAGGATAAAATACTTACCAAAACCATGATTAATAACTATACAAAGCTGGGTATTCTTATGCCTTCAAAAAATAAAAAATACAGCAAAAGGCATATGATACTTTTAATTCTTATCTATTATCTTAAGCAGATACTTTCAATTAACGATATCCACACTATCATGGCACCTATTTTAAACAATATAAGCACAGAGGAAGACGATTTAATACCTCTTGAAGACATATATTCAACAATACTTGAGATAAAGAAAAAGGAATTTGAAAAATACTATGATGTTTTTGATGACAAGTATAAATTGATAAAGGAAAAAACCAAGACATTAAGCAGCGAGAACAAGGATTTAGCCGAGCTGTTTTTGGTGATACTTATACTTGTGGCACAGGCAGATGCACAAAAACGCCTTGCTGAAAAGCTCATAGACAAATACTTTAATTCATAA